In the genome of Columba livia isolate bColLiv1 breed racing homer chromosome 1, bColLiv1.pat.W.v2, whole genome shotgun sequence, the window CCAGCAACCCTTTGACTTTTTCCTTCACCTTTACTGCACTCACCCACACTCAACTGCTGCAGGAGACTTCCAAACTCTGGGTCACAATCCAGTATTTTCAACAGGTTGGTGGACTCCATTCTCTCCAGCTGCACATCCCAGTAGATGTAGATCTTCTGATTGAAGCTGACATAAACTAGGCAGGGGctgttcctttctcctttgCATGCATAGAGGCCTGCAGAAAGCAAGTGTGGAGATCTGACTACTGATCTGTACAGAGAACGCAAATTGGTAACTTCTCATGATCAAGTACCAAAGCTGTTAGCAGAAAGCAGGGAGCACTTGGGGTGAGTGGCACAGACATGGACTTGAGACAACCCAAGAAAGTGTCTCTAAACTGCTAATGAATGGAGCTTTGGGATTTACAAGCTGCTTCTGGCAGGTCTAAAAGAGGGGACTGAGCAAAGCCAAGGCTCAGGCTGGTTCCATAAGGCTCCTTATCTCCATTTGAGAACAGCTTAGAAGGCTGCAAATTACAAAAGCAGTGGGGAAGACAAGAGGCCACTACAGCACTCTCAAAAAggacaggggagaaaaaaaaaacaaaaacagacaaGCAACCACAAAATCcgactcccctccccacccccccaaaaaaaaaagaaacaaagaagaaaaaggcaacaaaaccaTCACGGACAAACCTCAGCATCACCTCCTCCCACCCCTACTTTTCCCAGATGCCACTAGATGAAAGATTAGCTGGGCCTTCTGCATTATTCATACAGGGAAATTATTCCCCACTGCAGACAGACAAAAGGATTCCAGGTCTTCCCGAGGGCAGTAGCAGTTTTGAGTGAGATGCTGTGAGGGCTGCCTTTGCAGTCAGGCTCCTCACCTGCACAGAATGCACTGACATTCTCATCTGCTTGAAATCTGGCAACGGTCCGACTGTGGTCAATGATGTATGTCTGACCATCCCATGCACAGGCAATCACCTCCTCATGACCATTGCCCTGCAGGAACCATAAGGTCACATATTAGCATGGATCAACTATTCCCAGAGGCAGTCAGTATATTTTCTGCTTGTTCAGAGACAGAACACTAACATCTGAACAAGATGTCACTTTTGGATGTCTTGTCCAGCCATTTTGGACCTGTCCAGACTTTTTGCACCTTGAGACCATCTACCTCTTCTCTATCATAATCTTTATGTATCATAAGAGTTTGTAGCCAACTGGGGTATATTAGTAGCATGCAAAACCATTCAGCTTTGCAATAAGATAAAACAGGATCTGGGGAATGAAAGAGTTCATAGCAGGATGCTGGGCTCATTAGGCCAAACATGCAGACCCAGCTGAACCTCTTGCAGGTGGACAAACTGACATGAGTACAGAATGCTCTGGCACAGGCCAGGGATAACCATAGCCTTTTTCAACTCCCTCTGCTCTTCCTAAATTCATATACAAAAAGTTTCCATCTGCACCCCTCCCAGTCCTATTCACAGACACTCACAGTAACATCCAGCTTTTCCAGAGCGAACAGCTGATGATCCACCTGCACAGACCAGAGCAGCCTGTCTGCTCCCTCCATGAGTTTCAATGTCcctgaagggaaaaagaaaacaataaagagTGTCCTGAAAATATCAAAAGGGAGCAGGTATTTGCTAACACTGGGCCCTGCACACTCCTTCAGCACTTAGGGTCTGTAGACAGAGTATTTGGCCCATGGTACAGGCTGTGATTGATAGCAGAAGACACAGTCTCAGTTCTGGGAAGGACAGCTTCTCTCTACCAACAATCAGGTTCCAGCATCCATTTCCTTTACTGCTTTTGGAAACAACCCAAGTCCCTTCAAGTACAAAGACACATCTGTGCTGTGGTTTAGAAGCTCCTGTCTACATGAATGGCACTGTTGAACTGCCATCTGAAAACAGTTGTCTGACTACTGAGTAAGCAGGCAACTTAGGAGCCAGCAGATGAAAACTCTAGCTCTCCAGCTCAAGCTTTCACTGTGTCTTTTGGCCAATGACCTAGGCTCTTCATCTTCCTTGCTGCTTGCTGCAGCATGACTTTAATAATTCTAGTGCCATAGGCTATAGAACCATACAAGCAACTAATGTTtgtaaaatactttgaaatcCACTGATGAATAGACTGTATCAGGGAAGAGGGAAAGGCAGATATTAGtgacagacagaaaacacaacagGTTTCCTACAGATAGCAAGCCTGTGCAATGTAATACCCAGTTCAGTAAGCAAGAGAAAGACAGGTTCAGCTTTAATATGTTTCATCATATCCTCAGATACAGGCATGTTATCACACACCTGGTTTATGGGGGACTTACAGTGACACTTCCTACCTTGGCTCTTGTGTTAGCTTTCATGTATGTCAGCAGGAGGAGCCTTTGAATCAAATTCTCTTGCAGGAACCAGGATTTCTGAAACCCAGCTCCCgcttctttcaaaacaaaaacctctgaGCCCCTGGCTGCCTGTTTTGAATTAGTGATAGGCCTTGGCCATCCCACAGACCTTTCTTCAAGGAAAGTAGTAGGACTTACTTACCATCCAGAGTACAGAGAGCAAAGAGACCTGAGCCACTATTCTCACTGGAGCAGCCTGTAAATGCAGAAGAGAATTACAGGAATTGATGTGGTCCCCTCCCTCTCCTGAAAAAATTATCCAAACCAAGGTGATCCACCCTGCCTCCTTTTTTGCCCAGCCTTGACATTTTATTTAGCAAATATCTGCAGATTCTTGCAACCAATCATAATTCATGCTGGCTTTTATTTGTAGAGCACTGGCATCTCAAAACCCAAAACCTCCGGTTTGCACTGATACCGGCATATCTGGCTCTGCTGGCTGCTCCTAGGAGTCTCTTTGTACCACATATGCACTTGCAGGCCCATGGCAGTTCTGATTTTGGTGGACTGCATCGCATCCTCTCCAGGCTTCAGAAATGCACAAGCACAGGAAGGACCATCACAAGGGACAAAGTGAAGAACAGCTGAAGCCAAAGAAGGGTATTACAACTGTACCCTCACTGCTTCTTTCAAGGACAGGAACATGGCCTTTGGCTATTCCAGGAAGGTGcagggtaaagaaaaaaaaagtaagagaggTCCCACCAGAGGGACAAACCATCAGTCACATTAGCACAAAAGCACCTCTATGGCAACTCCTGAATGAGTCTACAGAGGTCACGCTACCAACTCTATTGTTTTCGCTACAGAAAAACTGCACAGAAGTTGTCATCTTCCAGCAAACACTTGTCAGAGGCTAGAGAGCCCATGCTTTATGAGCAGATTAGACATCTGCCTTAATACTCATCTACACACTCAGCCCTGGCATTTCTAGACTATGTTTATACAGCTGTGAATTTCCTGCAAGCAGTATCCTCTCCAAATCCTGTATATCACAGTTGTGTGCAGGACAGCACTGACAAATACAACTAGTTAAATCTGAAGAGGGTACTCCCCTGACCACTGGGCTACTTCAGCCTTTCAATATACTCTCTAACTAGCTACCAGTCAGAAGAGACATGCAAGGTCAGTTTTGAAAGTGCCGTCACACTTGGTAGGGGAGGACTGGAGTTGCATTCAACTACAGCTGCATTTGAACCTTGCAGTGATGATGTAGGAGGGACACTTGCTCCCTGAGGTCTGCAGGGACCCAAGAAACCTGGCAGTCAGGAACAACCCAGCAGAGCTGAAAGCAAATAGGCAGTTTCCTCAGAATGACATAATACTGAAAGCCTACCTCAGCTGCCTATAGACAGCTCCAAACTACAATACCCTGCACACTCCCAGGACACAGACTATCCAATTTCTGCAGATCAGCTTAGAGTAAACAGTCAGTGAGCGCTCTATTGCTCCTAGCTGACATTCATCCAGACAGGCTCTGATCCAAAAGATCTGCTGTGTCCCCCTCACAAACTGGTTAGCATGGCAATCTTCAGCTCTTTCATTATTAATGGCCCAGCATCAGTGGGCTTTTCACCACCTTGTCTTCATCCCTTATTCTgtgtaacttcatttttcacagACACCTTTCATTAGATGCAAGGCTTGTTTGCAGCGAAATAATTGATTTCATATTCTGTTGACCATGTTGCTTGAAGCAGCATCCAAGATGCTGAAAACATGACAAGATCAGGAACTAGGGAGGAAGGGTATtatggggaaagggaaaaagagggtTTTCAGTGGATTGCTCTTGCCCCCAGCTCTAATTACACTGGACAGCCTAATCATTCTCAGAGAGCACTGCAGGGGGTAATACCTAGACAGAAAAAATGCAGCTGGATTCCAGGTAGCTGCAGACAAGACAAAGTGCATCAGGAATTTTCCACGTTCTTGTATTATGCCCACATGTTCCAAGGTGGAATGAAAGCCACGTTTTCCCCACAGGTACCAAAATAGGGTTCAGCAGGTGCACCAGGAGCAAGTCAGAGCACAAAGCAGTTACACAAAGGAAGCAGTGGCAGTGTGTAAGAAGAGTCTGGATGCAACAGCAGTGTGTCAGGGCTGAGAGGAGTCAGCAGCTGTGGAGAGTTTAGATACAACTGCTGAACAGAAGACACTGGAAGGAGACAGAGGACAATGAAATATGGAAGCAGCTTTGGAGGGGCTGTGACTACACAGGGGACTGAAGTGCAGGATATAGCTGCCTGGTATCCAGAATCAAATGCTGAAAAGCataaaagcaagaataaagatgAGGTTGTGGAAAGGAAGAGATGTATCTCGGGAATAAGAAGAGGGCATAAGCTGCAGCCATGCAAAAACAAAGATCAAGGACATCTGTAGGAACAAGGCATGATTGCCATTCAGAATAACTAAATGCAGGCTAGTGAAGGCTGCAGAGAAACTGTTGTGCTAGATGAAGAGTAAGAGTTGCCTAGGGAAGGACAAAGGCTATAAAAAGTTCAAATGCAAATATCCAGCTCTCTTCCTTTGGGAGCTGGCTAATAGAAGATGAGTTCCCTCTGTTCTTGCAGCTGTCTCCCACTGTTATTTTTCAACCATGGGAAATGTGATTTAATGCCGGACTGACATACTGAAAAACTATCAGAGGCAACTGCTGGGCCAGAGACCCCAAGCTCCTAATCTCTCACCTCGGCCAATGCTACCAATTAGATGAGTGGAAACATTCTTGTTGTGAATTCGTCCCGACGTTTGGTGTAGAATAACATCTCGAACAGGGGCCTCGCTagggaaaagagagacaaaCATCATGGAAAGGTTAGGGAACCATGCTTGTGACTCTGGCAGAACAATCTCAAGAGCAGTATACTCCAAAGCTCTACAAATTCAGAGATTATCTGATGGAGTTTGTGCATAGGTTAGTCCTTTAATGGTAAAGACCAAGGAAAAGGATGCATGCCACCTAGGTATGAAAGGAACTTACTAATgtttaaacaacaaaaccagaattattTGATGCATCAGAAAACTGGAGAGAGCCAAAATAAGTCAATAAAACATGTAttctaataaagaaaaaaaaaattatcattacTGTCATGTAAGCCTTGCTGCTTTTCACTCAGGAAGTGGTTCTATTTGGGGTTGAAGAGGCTCATCAGAGATCATGCCTGGGCTGGGCTTCTGGCTAGGAGGGTACCATTCCACTAAGCTCTCTAAGACGCCAAGAAGACTTGCTTAGCTCtcctcctgctgcagttttTTGTGTCTGCCTTAAAGTGTCACAGAACACCACAGAAGCAACTGAGTTCCCCACCAGAGTCCCTCCAGCACCAAGGACAATAACCTCACTGCTCATCCAGATCGCTTTGGTTGTGATCTACAGCACTGACTGCCAGGGTCATTAGGAAAACCTCCAATTACTTCACCCAGAAGAAATGAGTGAATGAACCCAAAGTGTCATCCTAGACTTCAGACTAACTGGGCTTGGCCCAGCCTTTCAGTTGCTACCCTTTCCACCATTAGATAGGTCACCAGATTGCCCACCACCCTTCCTCTGGAGATCTAGGTCATTCATTTCCCTGCTTTAGCCCCCAGTACTGCCCCTCTCAGTGAGCTGGTTTTGCAAATCTCCTTGGCCAACCCAAGGAGAAAAGAGTGGGATAGAAGGAAAGCAGTAGCATTCACCTTTTGTGATATGAGACATGAACAGTAATCATGGAAGCCTGGATGCAGGTGGGCTTAAGTCTGAACTCCCCATAGTACAGCAGGTCACTGAAACAAGGACAGATGACAGCAACCGCCCACCCTCAGAAAGGTGGTGTCACGATGCTCTCTTGTGATGGGCACCTACAGAAGAATCTCCTCATCTACCCCATCTACCCACCTGCCTGGGGCAGAGCTGTCCCTTCCGTCTGTCATGGCCTGCTGCTCAGAATCCCACGTGCACAGCAGAATGGCATAACCACAGCCTGGCTGAGACACCATCATCTCCGGTGAGCCATCAGGGCGTGGGTTCACAGAGAGACTGTCCACCTATACTCGCagagtataaaaaaaaaaaaacatgggtAGAGTTGAACCAAGAACTTTGAACACCTCAGAAGGTTTCACTGTGCTCCTTGTACCTCAATTTGAACATGGGAAATCTTCTGAAAGCGCTGAGCTGGAGTTGAACAAATTCAGCTAGGAGCAAAATGTCCAAGTTACAGTAAACAGTTTTGCTTTCCCACCAAAAGTCACCTAAGAACACAGTAGTATTTTCCACTAATGCTCTCTAAT includes:
- the ITFG2 gene encoding KICSTOR complex protein ITFG2 isoform X4, which codes for MLTCVGVGDVCNKGKNLVVAVSAEGWFHLFDLTSPTSKHPDASGHHELATAEEQKPVFKQHIPANTKVMLISDIDGDGKCELVVGYTDRVVRAFRWEDFLENSDHVSGQLVLLKKWLLEGQVDSLSVNPRPDGSPEMMVSQPGCGYAILLCTWDSEQQAMTDGRDSSAPGSEAPVRDVILHQTSGRIHNKNVSTHLIGSIGRGCSSENSGSGLFALCTLDGTLKLMEGADRLLWSVQVDHQLFALEKLDVTGNGHEEVIACAWDGQTYIIDHSRTVARFQADENVSAFCAGLYACKGERNSPCLVYVSFNQKIYIYWDVQLERMESTNLLKILDCDPEFGSLLQQLSVERDDVSAVKDLIHKTLYFPEKRQQSSPSQCQDHVGTDSSAHCTVIRHP
- the ITFG2 gene encoding KICSTOR complex protein ITFG2 isoform X3, yielding MPTTTRSGKRALNELVVGDTNGKLYVYKNDDSKPWAVQSCQGMLTCVGVGDVCNKGKNLVVAVSAEGWFHLFDLTSPTSKHPDASGHHELATAEEQKPVFKQHIPANTKVMLISDIDGDGKCELVVGYTDRVVRAFRWEDFLENSDHVSGQLVLLKKWLLEGQVDSLSVNPRPDGSPEMMVSQPGCGYAILLCTWDSEQQAMTDGRDSSAPGSEAPVRDVILHQTSGRIHNKNVSTHLIGSIGRGCSSENSGSGLFALCTLDGTLKLMEGADRLLWSVQVDHQLFALEKLDVTGNGHEEVIACAWDGQTYIIDHSRTVARFQADENVSAFCAGLYACKGERNSPCLVYVSFNQKIYIYWDVQLERMESTNLLKILDCDPEFGSLLQQLSVERDDVSAVKDLIHKTLYFPEKRQQSSPSQCQDHVGTDSSAHCTVIRHP